Proteins from a genomic interval of Acidiferrobacteraceae bacterium:
- a CDS encoding NAD-dependent epimerase has product MKVLVTGSAGFIGSALSMRLLERGDEVIGIDNLNDYYDVNLKKARLERNLNHDAYTDVRVDLEDREKIAQVFAQHQPHRVVNLAAQAGVRYSLENPHAYVDTNLVGFVNILEGCRHNGVEHLVYASSSSVYGANTNMPFSVHDNVDHPVSLYAATKKANELMAHTYSHLYRLPTTGLRFFTVYGPWGRPDMALFLFTRNILEGKPIDVFNYGKHRRDFTYIDDIVEGVVRTLDRIPEPNPDWSGDKPDSASSLAPYRLYNIGNNQPVELLHYIKVLENCLGKKAEQNLLPLQLGDVPDTYADVDDLVRDTGYKPMMTVEEGISRFVDWYRDYYQVA; this is encoded by the coding sequence ATGAAAGTACTTGTTACAGGTTCCGCGGGATTTATCGGGTCAGCGCTTTCCATGCGCCTGCTTGAACGCGGGGATGAGGTCATCGGCATTGACAATCTCAACGACTACTACGACGTCAATTTGAAGAAAGCGCGTCTGGAACGAAACCTGAACCACGATGCCTATACGGATGTCAGAGTCGATCTTGAGGACCGGGAGAAGATCGCCCAGGTATTTGCGCAGCACCAGCCGCATCGGGTAGTAAATCTTGCGGCTCAGGCCGGCGTGCGGTACTCGCTCGAGAACCCCCATGCCTATGTGGATACGAATCTGGTCGGCTTCGTCAATATCCTGGAAGGCTGCCGACACAATGGCGTTGAACATCTCGTATATGCCTCCAGCAGTTCGGTATATGGCGCCAACACCAATATGCCATTCTCGGTGCACGACAACGTCGATCATCCGGTGAGCCTGTATGCTGCCACCAAGAAAGCCAACGAACTGATGGCGCATACCTACAGCCACCTTTACCGACTGCCCACCACGGGTCTGCGATTCTTCACTGTGTACGGTCCCTGGGGCAGGCCGGATATGGCCCTGTTTCTGTTCACGCGCAATATTCTCGAGGGCAAGCCCATTGATGTTTTCAACTATGGAAAACATCGGCGAGACTTCACCTATATCGACGATATCGTCGAGGGCGTTGTCCGGACTCTGGATCGGATCCCGGAGCCGAATCCGGACTGGTCCGGAGACAAACCCGATTCAGCGTCCAGTCTGGCGCCGTACCGGCTCTACAACATCGGCAACAATCAACCCGTTGAGCTCCTTCACTACATCAAGGTGCTGGAAAACTGCCTTGGGAAAAAAGCAGAACAGAACCTGCTGCCCTTGCAGTTGGGCGACGTTCCGGATACGTATGCCGACGTCGACGACCTGGTCCGGGACACCGGATACAAGCCGATGATGACTGTTGAAGAGGGGATCAGCCGTTTTGTGGACTGGTATCGGGACTACTACCAGGTAGCGTGA
- the tviB gene encoding Vi polysaccharide biosynthesis UDP-N-acetylglucosamine C-6 dehydrogenase TviB — MRDLNEARIGVIGLGYVGLPLAVEFGRKFDTVGFDINTGRIDELRSGKDSTLEVEPAELANATHLRYSSEASDLSTCNFLIVTVPTPVDRHKQPDLSPLRSASKTVGQVIQPGSIVVFESTVYPGATEEQCVPIIEQESGLAYNKDFFAGYSPERINPGDKNHRVTSIVKVTSGSTPEIADFVDRVYSAIITAGTFRASSIRVAEAAKVIENTQRDLNIALVNELSLIFSRLGIDTLEVLEAAGTKWNFLPFRPGLVGGHCISVDPYYLTHKAQEIGYNPEIILAGRRINDAMGGYVADRVVKLMTQRRIHVAGSRILVMGFAFKEDCPDLRNSRVIDIVQEFRSFHATVDIFDPWVNPEEAKEEYGVDLTTAPQDNQYDAIVVAVGHSQFREMGANAIRKLGREDCILFDVKSVFPSEYVDGRL; from the coding sequence TCGGTCGAAAATTCGATACCGTCGGATTCGACATCAATACGGGCCGCATCGACGAACTACGCAGCGGAAAAGACAGCACATTGGAGGTGGAACCGGCAGAGCTGGCGAACGCCACCCACCTTCGATATTCCTCTGAGGCTTCGGATCTATCGACCTGCAACTTTCTTATCGTAACGGTGCCGACCCCGGTTGACCGGCACAAGCAGCCTGACCTGTCCCCATTGCGGTCCGCGAGCAAAACCGTCGGACAGGTTATTCAACCGGGGTCCATCGTCGTCTTCGAATCCACCGTTTATCCAGGCGCAACGGAAGAACAATGCGTTCCGATAATCGAACAGGAATCCGGACTTGCCTACAACAAGGATTTCTTTGCGGGATATAGTCCGGAACGCATAAATCCCGGAGACAAGAATCATCGCGTGACGTCGATCGTCAAGGTCACGTCGGGATCAACGCCAGAAATCGCTGACTTCGTCGATAGAGTCTATTCCGCGATTATCACCGCCGGTACCTTTCGCGCATCAAGCATTCGGGTAGCCGAAGCTGCGAAGGTGATCGAGAACACACAGCGGGATCTTAACATCGCGCTGGTCAATGAACTGTCGCTGATTTTCTCCCGTCTTGGAATCGATACCCTGGAAGTGCTCGAAGCGGCAGGCACCAAATGGAATTTTCTTCCCTTTCGGCCCGGGTTGGTCGGAGGGCATTGTATCAGCGTAGATCCCTATTATCTGACACACAAAGCGCAGGAGATCGGCTATAACCCGGAAATCATCCTGGCCGGTCGTCGCATCAACGACGCGATGGGAGGCTATGTCGCGGATCGGGTTGTCAAACTGATGACCCAGCGCCGGATTCACGTGGCAGGATCCAGGATTCTCGTGATGGGTTTTGCGTTCAAGGAAGATTGTCCAGACCTGCGCAACAGCCGCGTGATTGACATCGTCCAGGAATTCAGAAGTTTTCACGCAACGGTCGATATCTTCGATCCCTGGGTCAATCCCGAGGAGGCGAAAGAGGAGTATGGCGTGGATCTGACCACGGCGCCGCAGGACAATCAGTATGACGCAATTGTGGTCGCCGTTGGGCACAGCCAGTTTCGGGAGATGGGCGCCAACGCAATTCGCAAACTGGGTCGCGAGGACTGCATCTTGTTTGACGTGAAGTCAGTCTTCCCCAGCGAATATGTCGACGGCAGGTTGTAA